The genomic DNA AATAATATAACGACCTTAAAAGACTGACCTGGCCCAGATTACTCAATCCATCATGGCAAGGAGTATCCATGGCACACCATGGAAGTTTTTGTAGTTCAGACTCGAGTTCTGCTTCCAATTGATCCATGTCCATAACCTCAGGATGTAGCTCCTGCTCTTCTGTAAGAACACTACTAGCACATTCACCATCCTCAGATACAGTAAAACTGGACATTTTCATATTACTGGGGCCTCTGTTTTCTGTAATTGACTTGTTGAGTTCTGGCTGAGTAAGCGTGCAACTAGTTGTATTGGCTTCACCCGCAGAGCCCGAAACTTGCAGATTGTGCGGTGATTTTCTTTTATGAAGCTCAGATTTTAACTCCTGCACAATTCTTGCAGTCTCATCCATAGCTGTATTCAGCTTATTGATCTCAGCTTTTCCAGCAGACATCATGTACATGATCCCAACATTAAGTCCCCAACCAAATAACGTTGAATCTGAATAGTATAAAACAAGAAGTAGCTTGAAATGTTAAACTCCTAGAATCACGAATATTATGTTTGTAAATTGTGACTCTAAAAAAAAACAGACTAACAAAATCATCACAGGTTCATGCCCAAGGAAAAGCTTCTAGAAGACTACTACAAAAATGCTGATCAAAACTTGGATACCAATTTTGTATTTAGAGGTTGTGTGGAGTTAAAATCGCAATATAAAGATCAAACGCTTTCATGGTTTCaacttttaattagaatttCAAGAGCAAACTTCAAGGATCACTTGACAATTATGACCACCTAATCATTTGAATTTGGAATTTACTTCGGAATCAACTGTTAATATAAAATCCTATTATCATTTGGCAACCACTTAAGCACCATCAGTAAGAATTCATATAAGGCTGCGGCAGCCAGCCTGCAGACCGTAACCTACTGGAACTTGTGCAATTAGCTTATCTGAACATGACAAACAGAATTGCAATAATATACAATCAGCATCACCGCCTTTTTGCAGGAAATACGAATATGTAACAAAACAGAACAAATCACCACATGAGAGATTTCGATATGTTTAGATAGGCTTTGTAGCAAAACAACAACCGTGGTCCACTGAATGCTTTCTCAAAAGCGATTagatttcaaatgaaaattttaaggcTCATCAACGACATTCAACACTAATCCGATAACCGATATAAAAGGTCAGAGAACTCTACTTTTCCAATGTTGATTGTTGGGTAATGATGGATGACATATGCTGTAAAGTATGACTTTAAAAACGATCAAACATAACAACAAAAACTTTCCAAGAGAGCTTTTCATAAAATCCCAGATTAAAATAAAGCCAGAAAGCAATCCAGGGCCTACATTGTGCACACTGATGTTGAAATATCATAAACAATTGGGAATCTGGGACCTGACTATCAATAAATACTTCTTGCATGACTAATTAGATATAAATTCCGAAAAGTTAGCGAAATATTCACAATTTTACATGATTCAGCAATCAGCAGCATCATAATTCATAATTTTCTATGATCAACGTCAAAACAGTaaaacctttttttctttttgccttatgattttctcagcaaccaaacagaagcaagaaagagagggaaaatcgCGAAGCTAACCTTTGGAAGAAGACGATCCACATTTGGTAGCAGCTACATTCTTCCCagtcttcctcctcttcaagCAAACACCAACACCTCTCCTAGCAGTCCTCCTCTGTTCTGCACCGTTAGATCTCTCAGCGTCAGCAGCAACCCCCTTCTTCTTGATCGAACCGGTTCTCTTCCTCAACCGGAACCGCGTCCCACTCCCGACGCGACCCGACGCCGCCTCGCTCGAAAACCTAAAGATCGTCCCTTCTCGCTGCTCCTCGAAGTCGCTGGTCTCCCACGGAGGCGGCTGAGACTGAAATGCCGACGCGACCGAGAAATTGTAGGGGCCTGGGCAGGCAGTGTCCGCGTTGTGATCGGCGGGCAGATCGGTATCGGCGGTGGGTTTGAAAAAGATGTGTTTCCGGGCGAGGAGCCCGGTGGAGGCCGCAACAGCTGCGGCGAATAATTGCCACATTGAAAAAGGCACTTCAGTCTTCACTGTGTCTCACACCCTCACTGGAACTGAAGAAATGgcagccctctctctctcactctgcaGGTGCAAGACATTGTAATTACCAATTTACCCAGCGTCGCACCTACCTCCACTAGGAGCGTTGCCCTGTCCGCTTTGGGACCTTTCTGGAACTCCACGTGCTTCCCGCTTTCACGGGCTGTCCGCTATCGAGGTTGGGAAAACAATTAATTTGAATtccttttttgaaaattttcaatctaTTCAAATTTCAATGTAGTCATTAGTCAGCACCAAGATGCCAAGGCGACTACctatttaaattataatttataaattaaatagtgtggttatttataattttattatttaaatgttaattaacatGTTTAAGTTCAACTGGTGACACATTATATGGTTTAAAaatgtgatttaaaaaattagtcTAACATTACTCATTTCTTTTAACATTACTTAATTTCTTATTCCTCAAGTCTCATATTATACATATACGCTTTTGTATAAGTACATGTCGTAAAAATTGAGTAAaaccagtgttctaaaaaacgtCCTAGGCCCTAGGCGCCTTGGAACCGAGGCGATTTAGTGCAAAACGGCTGGAAAAATAAAGGTGGCTCTAGGCGGCCTAGGCGGTGCTAGGTAGctgggtggtttttttttttttttagtgaaatttGTTTCAAGTCTAAGTTCTAATTataccttgaaattttgttaattttatagaatATGTGTGTTGTGTATCAACTTAAATTCCGGGAAATTCCGGGATGCTAAAGATAAGTATCTTACATTActaaatttccttattttcctcttATTTTTCGTTTTATGTcgttttaaattgtgaacttgttgtacatgtgtcatcctactatactcctcactatggttatatgacatatatgcttaatgtgtttttaaattttggacttgttggatactctttttgcattttattattctttaaTTATCTTATtcatggatttcatacaagtataattttttgtaagtgtcaatatgcacttatttacaagatatacaagaaatttacctaaatccgcctaggcgccaCCTGGGCGTTAGGCGCTAGCCCGCCGCCCGAGTAGTGcatagcgttttttagaaccttgagtaAAACATCAAATGTATGTCTCTTGCATAAATGTCATGTTGCGGCAGCTATGCCTATACTAGTGATTGTGTCTATACAGACCttttagaccaactccaatggtgggctaaaagccaaattatcccccaaaatttccccccaaatgcactccaacccaaggggaaattttgagctaaatgctaaatgctaaaccaatgccaaattccccccgaaatttagcccagaaatcgggatggactctacccaatatttatcggaattaaaatttttttagattaaaatgttcataaaattaatttacgatagtctacatatttattttttttaaaaaaatttaatttaacaaaaaaaatagcctaaattcattctttaataatcccgggctaaaattttagggtagaatggttggagtagaaaagctgtttttgggctaaaagctaaatttttcgggctaaaaaatttgatttttagccTAACCATTAGAGATGGTCTTAAGAGAAGGgatgcttatttttttttttaaatgaaaattagTTGTGGAACTTAGGCTACATTGAACTTCAATGATCCGATTGGTTTAACGGAAATATGGCTGCCGATTGGTTCCTAGAGCATTCACAAATTCATGAACCATGCAACTGGAAAAGTGTGCTTAACAATTTACGCAACTTCTATTGAATGTTGTGTGCTCAACAAACATGCAAAAAATTGCCAGCACACAGTAACTCAGGACTTCAAGTATCACAACCTACTATATTTCCTAATGTAGAAGAGCAGTTTAAACTCCCAAACGATCCGTCTAACTGCCCTCTAGTAAGAGACACTGAGTAAAACATTTGTCAGTTGATTGAGTTTTTCTTAAACATGAAAGACACTGTCCTCCATGGCATGGCACAATGATGAAGTTTATCAGATGAAGGAACAAGGAAAAGTTTTCCGAGGAATTCGATCGGATGTCCGAGTTCCGAGTTGTATGaagttgaaaacaaaaattactgCAGTAGTGCTGATTGGTGAAATAGTGTAGTTGAGCCTACAAGTTACATGTAAAGCAACTAGATTATGATCCTTAGAGAAACATAAAGCATTCACAAATTCATGAGCCATGCAATTGGAAAAGTGTCCTGAACAATTTACGCAACTTCTATTGAATGTTGTGTGCTGAACAAACATTGTAAAAAATTGTCAACATACGGTAAGAATCTCAATCTATAACAGTCCGTTCACAACGCACTCTCTTTTCTAATACAGAAGAGCAGTCTAAACTCCAAATGATCCGTCCAACTGGCTTctagtttaattatttttcgaATCAAGCAATACAAACGGAACAGTATCGCGTCCATACAAGTAAAATCCGAATAATTGGACAGATATCTTGAGCAACTTACCtggaaaagagaaaataagaGCATTTAATAATATAAATGTGAATACCAAAAGGTTTCAATTTTAACCACAACACAGAGACGCATAGGAAACATTTGTAAAATGATGGAGAGTTCTGTAACACGAAGGGCAATTGTCTGCATGATCGAAAGGAAATAACATAATATTGCTTTGTCATCCATGGCACAAGAAAGCAAAATTTAAACTACGGAATCCAGTGGATAGGGGACTCAACAACTTCCAATTTGCTAGTCTGTGATATATGTTACTTACTATGTAAGATACGCAAGATATATTTATTAGGCATTAACACATTGTCGTTCTCAACAAAACCTAAAGTTTCTTCAACTTGGATTTTCTGATATCACTGTTCTCATCGTTACAGATGACCATGGAAAAATTTTAAAGTTCCGCCATTATGTCGTTGATACAGACCTACCTTGTCACAAAATTATCGGGATTGTGGGGTGTCATTGGAAAGAAAGCATTTCACTGTTCAGACAAACAAAATGTCCGACAAATGTAGTTTCTTTATTAAACAccttaataaataaacaaacaaaatgggCAGTACTACAGCATTTCACTGTTCGGACAAATGTGGTTTCTTGATGGATTATGGAACATAACTTTCAGCACTCTTACCCTAAACCCTACACCATAAGTGATATTTCGGAAAGCTAGTCTAAAGTAGATTGAGGATCAGGGTGGTGGGTGGGATATAAAGGTAGATGACAATAAAGATTCTTTATCCAACTCTGTTAAATTGCTTGGAGCCAATCTTTGAacaacaaaacacatacacTCAATCCAAGTAAAGAATCTCCATTAAAGTTTAGAAAAGAGCATGAGAATGGGTGAAGTTGAAGCCCCATTACAGCGTACAAACTATATCGAACATCCTTGATTAAGCACAATTATAACTATGATCTCACGAGTTATGACAAAGTGAACCATTTTCCTCAAGACAAAGACCTCCTtcaggaaaaagaaaaccaaaatgcagAGGACAAGAACGAAAAACTAAAGCTACAATATCTTGCAGTTATAAGTCTATATAGTGGTATAGAGAAACTGCCTCcgcctattaaaaaaaatacactctTCCCCCAACCCTACAATCCCATGAACAGTTATAAATACTAAGTTACTAAGTCAACTGTGGGTAATAATTTTAAGCTCTAAATATGCAATTCATGTCAGCTTTGCAGCTAGACACCCTCTAAAGCTAGAGGGCTGAAGGGTGTTCTCTGAAGCTTATCTTTATAACCCCAACAGGGTCTTCCCTGAAGCTTATCTTTATAACCACATAGATAACGCATTCACTAAGTATTTTGTCACAATTTCTATGGGATTAGATTACAAATAATTATATTGTGTATCGTCATAACTTCCCTACCTAAAGTCCCCCCTCCCCTAAACGGTTATGTTTCCAACTTCCTCAAAACTCTAGGAATATCCTTTGAAACTTACTTCGACTTAAATTAACACCAAAACCGAAAAGGTTTGCACTTGAAAAATGGACAGCATAGCCTTCAAGCAACAAAGCCACAAAAATTCAAGCGCAGTCCATAGCAACAACAAAATGCTAGAAACCTATGAGCCCCTCTTCCCTAATGTACCCAAATCACTACTTGATCAACTAATCAATAAAAATGCAACACTCAATTAAGATAATGCAATGACATTCCGTTCAATCATAGCTCACCAAAACATATACCAAACGAATATATCTAGCATCTCTAGCATAACTTCCATAGCTCAATTCAGGAACTAAAAAAGCACAGAAATGGTTACATCGCACATACCCGAATGAGCTTTCATCAATTCAGTTAATCTTGGCAGCCAGTTTGCTCCTCGCATCCCGCGCATTATCATACTCAAACCTCAACACATTGGGTATATGAGAAGTATCCTTGATATAAAAATACCTCCCAAACCAGCTCTCTTCGATCATCGGAAAGCTACGGTAAAGCACAGAGTTCACAACCCAGAACCACACCGCCCCCAGAAACAATCCAAAAGCCGATCCTGCAAACACCTGAGCCACCGTGTGGTAACCCAAATAAACCCTCGAATATATAGTCAGCAAAGCCAGAACCCATGGAAGAAAAACCACCGCCAACTTGTTATTGGTGTCCCAGAGCCCAATCCCCTTGTAAGTCAAGAGGGTGAAGTATGTAGCGAAGAAGAACATGTACTGCGAGTGACTCGACGGCCACCCGTGCGAATCGCACATCTCGAGTATAGCGCAGGTTTCCGGCCGAGCTTGCTGGAAGAAATCCTTGATGAGCTCGTTGATGATCTGGGAGATTACAAGGCCGACGAAGAAGAACATGCCCTGGAGTTCACGGCGGAAGAAGAAGTGGCAGAAGAAGCCGCCGAAGCTGATGAATACTGGGACGAGGGAAATCCAAGCGAGGAAGTGACCCAGTTGGTCGCCTCTCTGGTACTGGACGTAAGTCAGCGTCACGGCTTTGAGAGACGCCGAAACCATGGCGGAGACGCCGAGAGAGGCGGAGGattctgggttttgggttgaATCCGAGGTTGTGGGAGTTGGGGATTGCGAATGGCGTCTCGCCGGATCTGGTTTGTGAGGGAAAGGATTTTTCCGATGGGTTCGAGTGAAACTGTTTCGTATATGGGGAAAGTTGAAAAACACGTTGACGCgtgaaattcattttttattttttattttttttataagacgGTTGGGAAAGAACCGCCAAGAAATGTTGGGCTCTGTCGGGTGCAGATGGACTTGGGTTTAGGGTAGAAACTGGAAGGCCGAAGAGATTAGGCCCGTAATAGACCCTTGGACCCAGCCCATGAAAGTACCTAATACAAGctctttctattttcttgttacCAATTCACcatgtgacaaaaaaaatttcaaacggGTGGTTCACTTTTTTAGCCCATAACTTTAATTGTTTGCACGCTAAATCACAACCAATTCACTTGGATTATAAATTGATTGCAAGAGATAAtcattttggtaaaaatatatatatatatttagaccCTGCATTTGGCAaccattgaaaagaaaataaaaacttcgACACCCGCGTGTGTTGGGTGAGTAAGTAGCAGTCGCACAAACAGCACTCAATTGGTGGGGTCAGAATTTTCATTGAAATTTTCACTGAGCCCACTCCACTCCAATCTTTATAAAGTCCTCAAATGTAGGGATTTTTATACAAACTTCGACAAGGCCTTATACTTTAGAGTCTTGTTTAGACGTCCATTGTGAGGCCTTGTTCCTCATGCATAAGATCATACGGTGGTAGACCCTAAATATTGGGtaccattggagatgctcttattaTAGTAGGGATCACAAAATCTGACAGGCATAAACCCCTCACGAGGAGGGGCAATAGGAAGAGCAACCCATTGAATGGTGTAAGGATTGCAGATGTAGTAATCACTAAGGATTGCAGATGTAGTAATCACTAAGGATTGCAGATGTAGTAATCACGTTGATCTTCCGAAGTTGATGGCACAAAACTGAGGGGGGATGTAATTAATTTGGATTTCAGataattttaatagattttttttaagtgtcaGATTTTTAAGGATTTTAGTGGGTGTAATCAATTTGGATTTTAGAGGATTTTAAATGACATTTTTGAAGTGacagattttaaaggattttaatagactcACAATTCTATGTGAATTTTGGTAGATTTGTATAGATTTTTTGTATGGACTTCTTTCATGAATTTCTTAGGATTTAATTGACTCCTACAACATAAAATGAATTTCTTTCCCAAGGTACAATTTGAACCTCTATTTTGTATGTCTCGATttatagatcatctttgcaaaaactcaattcaatccgaaactatGTTCCCATTTAATTGTCacgataaaaaatttcactattTATTAGAATATAgtgtttgtcaatttctttgaatccAATTTCTCATCCACTTTCATTTCTTCCACATCTTCTTCCACTTTCATCctcttttaaaatcctaattaactACACCCTAGTTTTAAAGTCTATTAGAATCCtatcaaatcctaatttgaatACTCCCATAAAATAATTGGACTGAGGTCATGTTGGGTTTGGGTTGACATGGACGAGCAAAGCATCAACCCAACCTAACCAGGGTTTTACTTCATTCTAACCCTCTCGATCGGGTTTGAAACCGAGTTGGGAATGGACTGATTCGAGTTTCCAACCTAACTTGCACTCCTAGTAATAATAGGCACAAAAGACTCatgggtattttttttatttgggaatTTTGCACGAGTACCACTTGAACTTAAAAGCATGTGCGCGAATACCACCTGAACTTTCAATTGTAGGTTTTTACCACCTGAACTCTCTTAGTTGTTAGAATCTACCACCTACAGTTGTTTTCCATCCATTATTCTGTTAAAGCATGTCACTTGTGGGGGTAATCTTTGTCAATTAACTTCATAGGGCTGGTTAGAATAAAATAGCTCCTAAAAAAACTGTACAAGTCAATATGGCACCAAAATTGGAACCATAAGTCAAACCcccaattttataaaaaattactaGATTTTTACATAAATTCGTTGAGTATGCTATAGTTATGATTGCATAGTCCTAAAACATTTTAATGGCAAGCCAACTGATGAACAATGTTAGGCCTCCAACTGTGCAGATTAGGGGACAACTTGTGAACCAAAATTCTGGTTGCTACTCTTCTTAGAGAGGGTAAAATAATTGATGTGGTGGGGGAAATGATGACTATCCGGTGTTTTTCATGACATGTAAAACTAGTTCTTCATCATAACAATAGATTCATGATTTTTGTAATTCCATAAAGTTTAAAAACAACATAATTCACCCATATACTTATTCCACTTccacttcttcctcttcttccaccTCTTGTACATCCACATCCACCAAATTACTTTCTGAATTATACGGTTGAGCAGAGCTTCCTCTGTTACCAAATTACTTTCCACCCCATTTTGCACTTTGTACCTGACACTCTATAGCAATAATCAAGAGGTTCTCGATATCCCAATGCTTTAGCAGTCATCAAAATCCACACTAGCACCAGAATATATCTTGTGCCATGATGTATTTTCAGCGGTCCATAAGGCTGGGTGTATATTTTCCAATCAAATGACACAAGTTATTACAATGAAGTAGTCTAAAAAAACTgaataaaatgattaaaatgaaattcaagTTTTGATATATTTGTCTATTGCAATTGGAGATTGCAACCTACGAAACTAGTTCAGAATGCAATTAGAGATTGCACTCAATGAAACTAGTACATATTGCAATTACAGTTTGCAAGCTATGAAAAGGAACTCAAATAAATTGCAGTTACTGATTGCAATCCATGCCTTCATTTTAATCTTTAATAAATTTAACAGAAAATGAACTCAAATCACAACGAAATTCATCCCTCTTTCCTTGACGCCAAAATAGATGCCAACAATCAATGttttcttcaattcttcaaCAACCCCTGCCAAAATCAAACATAATTGTTTTCCTTTCTCTCCGTGAAACCCTTTGTATCCAGCTACAACAAAGACCCTCCCTCCGAATGCTACTTTATCATTTTCCTTCGGATAAAGTGATTTCAAGAAATTTAAAAGGTTAATTGACAAAAAAGCCCACACAAGTGATGTTTTTTCAgcaaaatgaatgaaaaataacgatAGGTGGTAGATTCATTCTAGGGGAAACTTAATATGAGTCCAATTTTATGAGCCATTATTAGTTATAgtccaattttatttaatttttaggttAGGTCCAGTGATTCATTGTCCACATAAGCTTATTTGTATTCTCTTGCCAAATTTACCCTTAAATTGACCAATTAAGTAATTACTGTTTTTTTAAAGTTTGTGATTAATGTTAATCGTATCCTTAATTATAGGATTAGGGATATaaatctccttttttttcttctccttccccaaatcgttcatttctcttttcttgtttctcccTCACAatatctttctcttcctctgtTATTTTTCCGAGTAGTCTTCTACCATAATATTATTCTTTTGCTCCTCCTTTCATAAGGATGATCAATATACATTTGATtggtttctttttaaaaaaaaaataaaattgtattaGTCAATCTTGTGTTTTGGGTTCTTcgtctcatatatatatattttgggcTTCATtctcctttatatatatatatatatatatatatttttttttttaactttgaagttcTATCGAATTAGCATTTTGTCTAGTGTTTCCTCCctcaatatcatttttcttcacgattttttttggtttttatctacctatatcacttgtcctttatttatttatctttttatattaTACTGTGCCTGTATCATGAAttgtatttatctacctatatattACATATTTTGTTGATAATCTATATAAGATTAATTgtgtttatctacctatatatcACAAATTAACTGTGTTATCTACCTATACAATAGGTATTGTTCATAGTCTATCTGTATCatagattattttgtattatctaTCTATACAATAGGTTTTTGTTCATAGGCTACCTCTATCATAGATTCTACCTACATCACAAATTTTTTATCTACCTCTAGCaatgtttcttttaatttttgataaacTTATAAGATTTGTAATAatgtctttttaattaaaaaacgggTAGATAAAGGTGTTTgaagattcaaattttaaaaattcaaatttaaagaattaaaaaaaaaattccagggGCAAAATAGGTGtaatagaaaatgaaataaaattggacCCAATTCAAAAACAGTTGAATTTTTTGGA from Pyrus communis chromosome 17, drPyrComm1.1, whole genome shotgun sequence includes the following:
- the LOC137723433 gene encoding lipid phosphate phosphatase gamma-like — translated: MVSASLKAVTLTYVQYQRGDQLGHFLAWISLVPVFISFGGFFCHFFFRRELQGMFFFVGLVISQIINELIKDFFQQARPETCAILEMCDSHGWPSSHSQYMFFFATYFTLLTYKGIGLWDTNNKLAVVFLPWVLALLTIYSRVYLGYHTVAQVFAGSAFGLFLGAVWFWVVNSVLYRSFPMIEESWFGRYFYIKDTSHIPNVLRFEYDNARDARSKLAAKIN
- the LOC137723448 gene encoding uncharacterized protein; protein product: MWQLFAAAVAASTGLLARKHIFFKPTADTDLPADHNADTACPGPYNFSVASAFQSQPPPWETSDFEEQREGTIFRFSSEAASGRVGSGTRFRLRKRTGSIKKKGVAADAERSNGAEQRRTARRGVGVCLKRRKTGKNVAATKCGSSSSKDSTLFGWGLNVGIMYMMSAGKAEINKLNTAMDETARIVQELKSELHKRKSPHNLQVSGSAGEANTTSCTLTQPELNKSITENRGPSNMKMSSFTVSEDGECASSVLTEEQELHPEVMDMDQLEAELESELQKLPWCAMDTPCHDGLSNLGQDIISEVTAQGFHNLEGQGLDTEQFHGVLPAQLDQKLCHVLIEQQEGQIVELESELHSAQSKLQQKETELETLKDCVRRLTELSLGNVSDDENETCIGQEQSIEWNCNMEGCESTKPMVGMKRPIGSESCSYNA